The following are encoded in a window of Phaseolus vulgaris cultivar G19833 chromosome 3, P. vulgaris v2.0, whole genome shotgun sequence genomic DNA:
- the LOC137806642 gene encoding disease resistance protein RPV1-like isoform X1 — MSPARDAISATPGAFRLRWDVFLSFRGTDTRGAITKGLYESLKARGVRVFLDDEGLERGEEVAKGLMEGIDDSAAFIVIISQNYASSHWCLEELTKICDTRKLLLPVFYRVDPSHVRNLSGPFRAGFESHEKRFEKNEVSKWKEALKRVGGIAGWVFNHSEEDDLIRRLVQRVLKELSNTPLGVPEFAVGLDKRVEEVMEVLQVQSNGVKVLGLYGMGGVGKTTLAKALFNALVNRFEHRSFISNVRQVSSKHDGLVSLQSKIIIDLFHGTGSPSFNDVNVGISAIKGRVSENRVLLVLDDVDDVKQLDALIGKREWFYDGSCVIITTRDTQVLTQNHVNELYEVKGLYASEAQELFSYHALRRNKPPDNLLSLSEKIISLTGTMPLALEVFGSFLFGKRREEEWEDAVERLRLIRPRHLQDVLKISYDALDEEEKCIFLDIACLFVPMGMKRDDVIDVLRGCGFRGEIAMTVLVQKCLMKITQENTVWMHDQIRDMGRQIVVDESFVDPGARSRLWDRAEIIPVLKGHKGTRCVQGIVLDFEEERFYKRKDGSVFPKKLQWRPSLRNIPGYIKQCLKTHLKPQTEENKEFILHTKSFESMVNLRQLQINNLKLQGKFLPSELKWLQWQGCPLERMPLKSWPRELAVLDLKNSKKMETLWGWNGYNKQVPQKLMVLNLSNCIQLTAIPDLSGCRSLEKIDLENCINLTNIHESIGCLSTLRSLNLTRCSSLINLPIDVSGLKQLESLFLSGCTKLKALPENIGILKSLKALHANDTAIAELPQSIFRLTKLERLVLEGCRYLRRLPCSLGHLCSLQELSLYHSGLEELPDSVGSLNNLVTLNLMGCEITVIPYSIGNLMSLTELLLDRTKIKELPDTVGSLSYLRELSVGNCKLLTQLPNSIKRLASVVELQLDGTAVTNLPDEIGEMKLLRILKLMNCINLEYLPESIGQLASLTTLNMVNGNIKELPESTGRLENLLNLRLNKCRMLRNLPASIGDLKSLYHFFMEETAVSSLPESFGMLSSLRTLRMGKKPESSFLAEPEENHSPFVLTSSFCNLTLLTELDARAWKISGKIPDEFEKLSLLETLTLGTNDFHSLPSSLKGLCILKVLSLPNCTQLNSLPSLPSSLITLNVQNCSSLETIHDMSNLASLQELNLTNCAKVGDIPGLESLKSLRRLYLSGCIACSSQIRTTLSKVALRNLQNLSMPGSKLPEWFSGQTVSFSKSKNLELKGVLVGVIISINHNIDIPNMKRDDMPGLIDVQANVLKGGRTLFSTVLNICGVPKTDEEHIHLCRFHDYHQLVAFLKDADTFCVSKRSPPFDTGLELKKCGVHLILEGDDDYEGGEESLDKGLQSVSEKLANFFRTS; from the exons ATGTCGCCGGCAAGAGACGCCATATCGGCGACGCCGGGAGCGTTCCGGCTGCGGTGGGACGTGTTCCTCAGCTTCAGAGGCACCGACACGCGCGGCGCCATCACGAAAGGTCTGTACGAGAGTCTGAAGGCGCGTGGGGTTCGCGTGTTCCTGGACGACGAGGGGTTGGAGCGCGGGGAAGAGGTAGCGAAGGGGCTGATGGAGGGCATTGATGACTCTGCAGCGTTCATTGTCATCATATCTCAAAACTACGCTTCTTCACACTGGTGTCTTGAGGAACTCACCAAGATTTGCGACACTCGTAAGCTCCTCTTGCCCGTTTTCTACCGGGTCGACCCGTCGCATGTCCGAAACCTCTCGGGTCCCTTCCGAGCGGGTTTCGAATCGCATGAAAAAAGGTTTGAGAAAAATGAGGTTTCAAAGTGGAAGGAAGCTTTGAAGAGAGTTGGTGGAATTGCTGGTTGGGTTTTTAATCACAG TGAGGAAGATGATCTGATACGGCGTTTGGTGCAAAGGGTGTTGAAAGAGTTGAGTAATACTCCTTTGGGTGTGCCTGAGTTTGCAGTGGGGCTTGATAAACGTGTTGAGGAGGTGATGGAGGTGTTGCAAGTTCAATCCAACGGTGTCAAGGTTTTGGGGCTGTATGGGATGGGTGGGGTTGGCAAGACAACCCTGGCCAAGGCACTTTTCAACGCCCTTGTTAACCGTTTTGAGCACCGTAGTTTCATTTCCAATGTGAGACAAGTTTCATCAAAACATGATGGTTTGGTTTCCCTTCAAAGCAAAATCATCATAGACCTTTTTCATGGAACAGGGTCTCCTTCCTTTAATGATGTCAATGTTGGTATTTCTGCTATCAAAGGGAGAGTTAGCGAGAATCGAGTTTTACTAGTCTTGGATGATGTTGATGACGTGAAGCAGCTCGATGCTTTGATCGGTAAGAGGGAATGGTTTTATGATGGAAGCTGTGTGATAATCACAACAAGGGATACACAAGTTCTAACTCAGAATCATGTCAATGAGTTGTATGAAGTTAAAGGGTTGTATGCTTCTGAAGCGCAAGAGTTATTCAGTTACCATGCACTGAGAAGAAATAAACCACCAGACAATCTTCTGAGTCTATCAGAGAAGATAATATCCCTGACGGGAACAATGCCTTTGGCTCTGGAAGTGTTTGGTTCGTTTTTGTTTGGCAAGAGGAGGGAGGAGGAATGGGAGGATGCTGTGGAGAGACTAAGGCTAATTCGCCCTCGCCATCTTCAGGATGTGTTGAAGATAAGTTACGATGCTTTAGATGAAGAAGAGAAGTGTATATTCCTTGATATTGCTTGTTTGTTTGTACCAATGGGAATGAAGCGAGATGATGTGATTGATGTGTTAAGAGGTTGTGGTTTTAGGGGTGAGATTGCTATGACGGTACTTGTGCAGAAATGCTTAATGAAAATCACTCAGGAGAATACTGTGTGGATGCATGATCAAATTAGAGACATGGGTAGGCAAATTGTTGTGGATGAAAGCTTTGTCGATCCTGGTGCGCGTAGTAGACTGTGGGATCGAGCTGAAATTATACCTGTTTTGAAGGGTCACAAG GGAACTAGATGCGTTCAGGGTATTGTGCTTGATTTTGAGGAAGAAAGATTTTATAAGAGAAAGGACGGATCAGTTTTTCCGAAGAAGCTTCAATGGAGACCGAGTTTAAGAAATATACCAGGCTACATCAAACAATGCCTTAAGACTCATCTTAAACCTCAAACAGAGGAAAACAAAGAGTTTATACTTCACACCAAATCCTTTGAATCAATGGTTAATCTGAGACAGCTTCAGATCAACAATCTGAAATTACAAGGCAAGTTTCTTCCATCTGAACTGAAGTGGCTACAATGGCAAGGATGCCCTTTAGAACGCATGCCTTTGAAATCTTGGCCACGAGAGCTGGCTGTCCTTGATctcaaaaacagcaagaaaatggAAACCTTGTGGGGATGGAATGGTTACAACAAG CAGGTGCCACAGAAGTTAATGGTCTTGAACCTCTCCAACTGCATCCAACTCACTGCTATACCTGATTTATCTGGGTGTCGAAGTCTAGAGAAGATTGATCTGGAGAACTGCATTAATCTAACTAATATTCATGAATCAATTGGCTGTTTGAGTACCTTGCGAAGTTTAAATTTAACGCGTTGTTCAAGCCTTATCAACCTTCCCATTGATGTCTCAGGGCTAAAACAACTGGAGAGTCTTTTTCTTTCTGGCTGCACCAAGTTAAAAGCATTGCCAGAAAACATTGGAATCCTGAAATCCTTGAAAGCACTTCATGCTAATGACACTGCTATAGCAGAGTTGCCCCAGTCCATTTTTCGCCTCACAAAACTTGAGCGGCTTGTTTTAGAAGGTTGCCGATATTTGAGAAGGCTACCTTGTTCTCTAGGACACCTATGTTCTTTGCAAGAATTATCTCTATACCATTCTGGGTTAGAAGAATTACCCGACTCTGTCGGATCATTAAATAACCTTGTGACACTCAATTTGATGGGATGTGAAATCACTGTAATTCCCTATTCTATAGGGAATCTCATGTCATTGACAGAACTTCTGCTTGATAGAACTAAAATTAAAGAACTCCCTGATACCGTTGGTTCTTTATCTTACCTGAGGGAATTATCAGTTGGAAACTGTAAACTTCTCACTCAATTGCCaaattcaattaaaaggttGGCCTCAGTTGTTGAGCTTCAGTTAGATGGAACAGCCGTCACAAATTTGCCAGATGAGATTGGAGAAATGAAGCTACTGAGGATACTGAAGTTGATGAATTGTATAAATCTTGAATATTTACCAGAATCTATTGGTCAGCTAGCATCTCTTACTACATTGAACATGGTCAATGGAAATATCAAGGAATTGCCAGAATCCACTGGACGGCTAGAAAACCTTCTTAACTTAAGATTGAATAAATGCAGAATGCTCAGAAATCTTCCAGCTTCTATAGGAGATTTGAAATCTCTATATCACTTTTTCATGGAGGAAACAGCTGTGTCAAGCCTACCTGAAAGCTTTGGGATGCTGTCAAGCTTGAGAACATTGAGAATGGGAAAGAAACCTGAAAGTAGCTTCCTTGCAGAACCTGAAGAGAACCATAGCCCTTTTGTACTAACATCTTCCTTTTGCAATCTGACCTTGCTAACTGAGCTTGATGCCCGAGCATGGAAAATATCTGGGAAAATTCCAGATGAATTTGAGAAGTTGTCACTATTGGAGACTTTAACATTAGGCACGAATGATTTTCACAGCTTGCCTTCCAGTTTGAAGGGCCTTTGTATTCTCAAGGTCCTTTCACTGCCAAACTGCACTCAGCTTAACTCTCTCCCTTCACTTCCTTCAAGCTTGATTACGCTGAATGTTCAAAACTGTTCTTCATTAGAAACTATCCATGACATGTCAAATTTAGCGAGCCTGCAGGAGTTGAATCTCACAAACTGTGCAAAAGTGGGGGATATTCCTGGTCTTGAAAGCTTGAAGTCATTGAGAAGGTTGTACCTGAGTGGTTGCATTGCATGCTCCTCACAAATACGCACGACACTTTCGAAG GTTGCACTGAGGAATTTACAGAACTTAAGCATGCCAGGAAGCAAATTACCTGAATGGTTTTCTGGACAAACTGTCAGCTTTTCCAAAAGCAAAAATCTTGAGCTAAAGGGTGTACTTGTTGGTGTTATCATTTCAATCAACCATAACATTGATATACCTAACATGAAGAGAGATGATATGCCTGGCTTGATTGATGTTCAAGCAAATGTTCTGAAAGGGGGCAGAACTCTCTTTAGTACAGTGTTAAACATCTGTGGGGTGCCTAAGACAGATGAAGAACACATACACTTGTGTAGGTTCCATGATTACCATCAGCTGGTAGCCTTTTTAAAAGATGCTGATACATTTTGTGTGAGCAAGAGAAGTCCACCTTTTGATACGGGGTTGGAGTTAAAAAAATGTGGGGTTCATTTAATCcttgaaggagatgatgattATGAAGGAGGAGAAGAATCATTGGACAAAGGTCTACAATCTGTCTCAGAAAAATTGGCCAATTTTTTCCGCACTTCATGA
- the LOC137806642 gene encoding disease resistance protein RPV1-like isoform X2 → MSPARDAISATPGAFRLRWDVFLSFRGTDTRGAITKGLYESLKARGVRVFLDDEGLERGEEVAKGLMEGIDDSAAFIVIISQNYASSHWCLEELTKICDTRKLLLPVFYRVDPSHVRNLSGPFRAGFESHEKRFEKNEVSKWKEALKRVGGIAGWVFNHSEEDDLIRRLVQRVLKELSNTPLGVPEFAVGLDKRVEEVMEVLQVQSNGVKVLGLYGMGGVGKTTLAKALFNALVNRFEHRSFISNVRQVSSKHDGLVSLQSKIIIDLFHGTGSPSFNDVNVGISAIKGRVSENRVLLVLDDVDDVKQLDALIGKREWFYDGSCVIITTRDTQVLTQNHVNELYEVKGLYASEAQELFSYHALRRNKPPDNLLSLSEKIISLTGTMPLALEVFGSFLFGKRREEEWEDAVERLRLIRPRHLQDVLKISYDALDEEEKCIFLDIACLFVPMGMKRDDVIDVLRGCGFRGEIAMTVLVQKCLMKITQENTVWMHDQIRDMGRQIVVDESFVDPGARSRLWDRAEIIPVLKGHKGTRCVQGIVLDFEEERFYKRKDGSVFPKKLQWRPSLRNIPGYIKQCLKTHLKPQTEENKEFILHTKSFESMVNLRQLQINNLKLQGKFLPSELKWLQWQGCPLERMPLKSWPRELAVLDLKNSKKMETLWGWNGYNKVPQKLMVLNLSNCIQLTAIPDLSGCRSLEKIDLENCINLTNIHESIGCLSTLRSLNLTRCSSLINLPIDVSGLKQLESLFLSGCTKLKALPENIGILKSLKALHANDTAIAELPQSIFRLTKLERLVLEGCRYLRRLPCSLGHLCSLQELSLYHSGLEELPDSVGSLNNLVTLNLMGCEITVIPYSIGNLMSLTELLLDRTKIKELPDTVGSLSYLRELSVGNCKLLTQLPNSIKRLASVVELQLDGTAVTNLPDEIGEMKLLRILKLMNCINLEYLPESIGQLASLTTLNMVNGNIKELPESTGRLENLLNLRLNKCRMLRNLPASIGDLKSLYHFFMEETAVSSLPESFGMLSSLRTLRMGKKPESSFLAEPEENHSPFVLTSSFCNLTLLTELDARAWKISGKIPDEFEKLSLLETLTLGTNDFHSLPSSLKGLCILKVLSLPNCTQLNSLPSLPSSLITLNVQNCSSLETIHDMSNLASLQELNLTNCAKVGDIPGLESLKSLRRLYLSGCIACSSQIRTTLSKVALRNLQNLSMPGSKLPEWFSGQTVSFSKSKNLELKGVLVGVIISINHNIDIPNMKRDDMPGLIDVQANVLKGGRTLFSTVLNICGVPKTDEEHIHLCRFHDYHQLVAFLKDADTFCVSKRSPPFDTGLELKKCGVHLILEGDDDYEGGEESLDKGLQSVSEKLANFFRTS, encoded by the exons ATGTCGCCGGCAAGAGACGCCATATCGGCGACGCCGGGAGCGTTCCGGCTGCGGTGGGACGTGTTCCTCAGCTTCAGAGGCACCGACACGCGCGGCGCCATCACGAAAGGTCTGTACGAGAGTCTGAAGGCGCGTGGGGTTCGCGTGTTCCTGGACGACGAGGGGTTGGAGCGCGGGGAAGAGGTAGCGAAGGGGCTGATGGAGGGCATTGATGACTCTGCAGCGTTCATTGTCATCATATCTCAAAACTACGCTTCTTCACACTGGTGTCTTGAGGAACTCACCAAGATTTGCGACACTCGTAAGCTCCTCTTGCCCGTTTTCTACCGGGTCGACCCGTCGCATGTCCGAAACCTCTCGGGTCCCTTCCGAGCGGGTTTCGAATCGCATGAAAAAAGGTTTGAGAAAAATGAGGTTTCAAAGTGGAAGGAAGCTTTGAAGAGAGTTGGTGGAATTGCTGGTTGGGTTTTTAATCACAG TGAGGAAGATGATCTGATACGGCGTTTGGTGCAAAGGGTGTTGAAAGAGTTGAGTAATACTCCTTTGGGTGTGCCTGAGTTTGCAGTGGGGCTTGATAAACGTGTTGAGGAGGTGATGGAGGTGTTGCAAGTTCAATCCAACGGTGTCAAGGTTTTGGGGCTGTATGGGATGGGTGGGGTTGGCAAGACAACCCTGGCCAAGGCACTTTTCAACGCCCTTGTTAACCGTTTTGAGCACCGTAGTTTCATTTCCAATGTGAGACAAGTTTCATCAAAACATGATGGTTTGGTTTCCCTTCAAAGCAAAATCATCATAGACCTTTTTCATGGAACAGGGTCTCCTTCCTTTAATGATGTCAATGTTGGTATTTCTGCTATCAAAGGGAGAGTTAGCGAGAATCGAGTTTTACTAGTCTTGGATGATGTTGATGACGTGAAGCAGCTCGATGCTTTGATCGGTAAGAGGGAATGGTTTTATGATGGAAGCTGTGTGATAATCACAACAAGGGATACACAAGTTCTAACTCAGAATCATGTCAATGAGTTGTATGAAGTTAAAGGGTTGTATGCTTCTGAAGCGCAAGAGTTATTCAGTTACCATGCACTGAGAAGAAATAAACCACCAGACAATCTTCTGAGTCTATCAGAGAAGATAATATCCCTGACGGGAACAATGCCTTTGGCTCTGGAAGTGTTTGGTTCGTTTTTGTTTGGCAAGAGGAGGGAGGAGGAATGGGAGGATGCTGTGGAGAGACTAAGGCTAATTCGCCCTCGCCATCTTCAGGATGTGTTGAAGATAAGTTACGATGCTTTAGATGAAGAAGAGAAGTGTATATTCCTTGATATTGCTTGTTTGTTTGTACCAATGGGAATGAAGCGAGATGATGTGATTGATGTGTTAAGAGGTTGTGGTTTTAGGGGTGAGATTGCTATGACGGTACTTGTGCAGAAATGCTTAATGAAAATCACTCAGGAGAATACTGTGTGGATGCATGATCAAATTAGAGACATGGGTAGGCAAATTGTTGTGGATGAAAGCTTTGTCGATCCTGGTGCGCGTAGTAGACTGTGGGATCGAGCTGAAATTATACCTGTTTTGAAGGGTCACAAG GGAACTAGATGCGTTCAGGGTATTGTGCTTGATTTTGAGGAAGAAAGATTTTATAAGAGAAAGGACGGATCAGTTTTTCCGAAGAAGCTTCAATGGAGACCGAGTTTAAGAAATATACCAGGCTACATCAAACAATGCCTTAAGACTCATCTTAAACCTCAAACAGAGGAAAACAAAGAGTTTATACTTCACACCAAATCCTTTGAATCAATGGTTAATCTGAGACAGCTTCAGATCAACAATCTGAAATTACAAGGCAAGTTTCTTCCATCTGAACTGAAGTGGCTACAATGGCAAGGATGCCCTTTAGAACGCATGCCTTTGAAATCTTGGCCACGAGAGCTGGCTGTCCTTGATctcaaaaacagcaagaaaatggAAACCTTGTGGGGATGGAATGGTTACAACAAG GTGCCACAGAAGTTAATGGTCTTGAACCTCTCCAACTGCATCCAACTCACTGCTATACCTGATTTATCTGGGTGTCGAAGTCTAGAGAAGATTGATCTGGAGAACTGCATTAATCTAACTAATATTCATGAATCAATTGGCTGTTTGAGTACCTTGCGAAGTTTAAATTTAACGCGTTGTTCAAGCCTTATCAACCTTCCCATTGATGTCTCAGGGCTAAAACAACTGGAGAGTCTTTTTCTTTCTGGCTGCACCAAGTTAAAAGCATTGCCAGAAAACATTGGAATCCTGAAATCCTTGAAAGCACTTCATGCTAATGACACTGCTATAGCAGAGTTGCCCCAGTCCATTTTTCGCCTCACAAAACTTGAGCGGCTTGTTTTAGAAGGTTGCCGATATTTGAGAAGGCTACCTTGTTCTCTAGGACACCTATGTTCTTTGCAAGAATTATCTCTATACCATTCTGGGTTAGAAGAATTACCCGACTCTGTCGGATCATTAAATAACCTTGTGACACTCAATTTGATGGGATGTGAAATCACTGTAATTCCCTATTCTATAGGGAATCTCATGTCATTGACAGAACTTCTGCTTGATAGAACTAAAATTAAAGAACTCCCTGATACCGTTGGTTCTTTATCTTACCTGAGGGAATTATCAGTTGGAAACTGTAAACTTCTCACTCAATTGCCaaattcaattaaaaggttGGCCTCAGTTGTTGAGCTTCAGTTAGATGGAACAGCCGTCACAAATTTGCCAGATGAGATTGGAGAAATGAAGCTACTGAGGATACTGAAGTTGATGAATTGTATAAATCTTGAATATTTACCAGAATCTATTGGTCAGCTAGCATCTCTTACTACATTGAACATGGTCAATGGAAATATCAAGGAATTGCCAGAATCCACTGGACGGCTAGAAAACCTTCTTAACTTAAGATTGAATAAATGCAGAATGCTCAGAAATCTTCCAGCTTCTATAGGAGATTTGAAATCTCTATATCACTTTTTCATGGAGGAAACAGCTGTGTCAAGCCTACCTGAAAGCTTTGGGATGCTGTCAAGCTTGAGAACATTGAGAATGGGAAAGAAACCTGAAAGTAGCTTCCTTGCAGAACCTGAAGAGAACCATAGCCCTTTTGTACTAACATCTTCCTTTTGCAATCTGACCTTGCTAACTGAGCTTGATGCCCGAGCATGGAAAATATCTGGGAAAATTCCAGATGAATTTGAGAAGTTGTCACTATTGGAGACTTTAACATTAGGCACGAATGATTTTCACAGCTTGCCTTCCAGTTTGAAGGGCCTTTGTATTCTCAAGGTCCTTTCACTGCCAAACTGCACTCAGCTTAACTCTCTCCCTTCACTTCCTTCAAGCTTGATTACGCTGAATGTTCAAAACTGTTCTTCATTAGAAACTATCCATGACATGTCAAATTTAGCGAGCCTGCAGGAGTTGAATCTCACAAACTGTGCAAAAGTGGGGGATATTCCTGGTCTTGAAAGCTTGAAGTCATTGAGAAGGTTGTACCTGAGTGGTTGCATTGCATGCTCCTCACAAATACGCACGACACTTTCGAAG GTTGCACTGAGGAATTTACAGAACTTAAGCATGCCAGGAAGCAAATTACCTGAATGGTTTTCTGGACAAACTGTCAGCTTTTCCAAAAGCAAAAATCTTGAGCTAAAGGGTGTACTTGTTGGTGTTATCATTTCAATCAACCATAACATTGATATACCTAACATGAAGAGAGATGATATGCCTGGCTTGATTGATGTTCAAGCAAATGTTCTGAAAGGGGGCAGAACTCTCTTTAGTACAGTGTTAAACATCTGTGGGGTGCCTAAGACAGATGAAGAACACATACACTTGTGTAGGTTCCATGATTACCATCAGCTGGTAGCCTTTTTAAAAGATGCTGATACATTTTGTGTGAGCAAGAGAAGTCCACCTTTTGATACGGGGTTGGAGTTAAAAAAATGTGGGGTTCATTTAATCcttgaaggagatgatgattATGAAGGAGGAGAAGAATCATTGGACAAAGGTCTACAATCTGTCTCAGAAAAATTGGCCAATTTTTTCCGCACTTCATGA
- the LOC137806643 gene encoding serine/threonine-protein phosphatase PP2A-2 catalytic subunit, producing MPSHADLERQIEQLMECKPLAESEVKTLCDQARAILVEEWNVQPVKCPVTVCGDIHGQFYDLIELFRIGGSAPDTNYLFMGDYVDRGYYSVETVSLLVALKVRYRDRITILRGNHESRQITQVYGFYDECLRKYGNANVWKYFTDLFDYLPLTALIESQVFCLHGGLSPSLDTLDNIRALDRIQEVPHEGPMCDLLWSDPDDRCGWGISPRGAGYTFGQDIATQFNHTNGLSLISRAHQLVMEGYNWCQDKNVVTVFSAPNYCYRCGNMAAILEIGENMDQSFLQFDPAPRQIEPDTTRKTPDYFL from the exons ATGCCGTCTCACGCGGATCTGGAGCGTCAGATCGAGCAGCTGATGGAGTGCAAGCCTCTGGCGGAGTCGGAGGTGAAGACGCTGTGCGATCAGGCGAGGGCGATTCTGGTGGAGGAGTGGAACGTGCAACCGGTGAAGTGCCCCGTCACCGTCTGCGGCGATATTCACGGCCAGTTCTACGATCTCATCGAGTTGTTTCGGATTGGAGGGAGTGCACCCGATACCAATTATCTCTTCATGGGTGATTATGTAG ACCGTGGCTACTATTCAGTGGAGACTGTTTCTCTTTTGGTGGCTTTGAAAGTTCGTTACAGGGATAGAATCACAATTCTCAGGGGAAATCATGAAAGCCGTCAAATTACTCAAGT GTATGGTTTCTATGATGAATGCTTGAGAAAATATGGAAATGCCAATGTCTGGAAATACTTTACAGACTTGTTTGATTATTTACCTCTGACTGCCCTCATTGAGAGTCAG GTTTTCTGCTTGCATGGAGGTCTCTCACCTTCTTTGGATACGCTGGATAACATCAGAGCATTAGATCGTATACAAGAG GTTCCACATGAAGGACCAATGTGTGATCTATTGTGGTCTGACCCTGATGATCGCTGTGGATGGGGAATATCTCCCCGTGGTGCAGGATACACATTTGGACAGGATATTGCTACTCAGTTTAATCATACCAATGGTCTCTCCCTGATATCTAGAGCTCATCAGCTTGTTATGGAAGGATACAACTGGTGCCAG GACAAGAATGTGGTTACCGTATTTAGTGCTCCAAATTACTGTTACCGATGTGGGAATATGGCTGCCATACTAGAAATAGGAGAGAATATGGATCAGAGTTTTCTTCAGTTTGATCCAGCTCCCAGGCAAATTGAGCCTGACACCACACGCAAGACtccagattattttttgtaa